Proteins encoded together in one Coffea arabica cultivar ET-39 chromosome 2c, Coffea Arabica ET-39 HiFi, whole genome shotgun sequence window:
- the LOC140035778 gene encoding uncharacterized protein: MVEGVEFLVWMEETGAFDMGFSGSSFTWSNNRRGRARIWKRLDRLLINAECLDIASAISVVHMARHPSDHSPLRISFALRLDNKPRPFRSLNVWTARPDLLEVIQRVWNENMQGLPLRILCSKLMATRQGIQEWNKQSFRNIFDTVREAEAGVLRAKAAVENEASEVA, from the coding sequence ATGGTAGAAGGTGTAGAGTTTCTGGTGTGGATGGAGGAGACGGGGGCTTTTGACATGGGATTTTCAGGATCGAGTTTCACGTGGAGTAATAACAGGAGGGGGCGAGCGCGAATTTGGAAGCGGCTGGATAGACTGTTAATCAATGCGGAGTGCCTAGATATTGCTTCGGCAATATCTGTTGTCCATATGGCACGGCACCCTTCGGATCACTCTCCACTAAGAATATCTTTTGCGCTACGACTAGACAACAAACCACGACCTTTTCGCTCCTTGAATGTATGGACAGCAAGACCAGACTTATTGGAGGTAATTCAACGTGTGTGGAATGAGAACATGCAGGGTTTGCCCTTGCGGATTTTATGTTCTAAATTGATGGCGACACGGCAGGGCATTCAGGAATGGAATAAGCAGTCCTTCAGGAATATATTTGATACAGTTCGGGAGGCAGAGGCGGGGGTATTGAGAGCCAAGGCGGCTGTGGAGAATGAAGCCTCGGAGGTTGCATAG